One Canis lupus familiaris isolate Mischka breed German Shepherd chromosome 20, alternate assembly UU_Cfam_GSD_1.0, whole genome shotgun sequence genomic region harbors:
- the HOMER3 gene encoding homer protein homolog 3 isoform X1: MSTAREQPIFSTRAHVFQIDPATKRNWIPAGKHALTVSYFYDATRNVYRIISIGGAKAIINSTVTPNMTFTKTSQKFGQWADSRANTVYGLGFASEQHLTQFAEKFQEVKEAARLAREKSQDGGELTSPALALAAHQVPPSPLVSANGPGDEKLFRSQSADVPGPAERERLKKMLSEGSVGEVQWEAEFFALQDSNNKLAGALREANAAAAQWRQQLEAQRAEAERLRQRVAELEAQAAVAEPPSVSEKEGPGQSLEQLEALVQTKDQEIQTLKSQTGGTREALDATEREEAQQKVQDLETRNAELEHQLRATERSLEEARAERERARAEVGRAAQLLDVRLFELSELREGLARLAEGTP, encoded by the exons ATGTCCACAGCCAG GGAGCAGCCCATCTTCAGCACACGGGCACATGTGTTCCAGATTGACCCGGCCACCAAGCGGAACTGGATCCCCGCGGGCAAGCACGCACTCACGGTCTCCTACTTCTATGATGCCACCCGAAATGTCTACCGAATCATCAGCATTGGGGGTGCCAAG gcCATCATCAACAGCACCGTCACCCCCAACATGACCTTTACCAAAACCTCCCAGAAGTTTGGGCAGTGGGCAGACAGTCGTGCCAACACCGTCTATGGCCTTGGCTTTGCTTCTGAGCAGCATCTGACCCAG tttgCTGAGAAGTTCCAGGAAGTAAAGGAAGCAGCGAGGCTGGCGAGGGAGAAATCTCAGGATGGGGGGGAGCTCACCAGTCCAGCCCTGGCGCTCGCTGCCCACCAG GTGCCCCCAAGTCCCCTCGTCAGCGCCAATGGCCCCGGCGACGAGAAACTGTTCCGTAGCCAGAGCGCCGACGTCCCCGGCCCCGCCGAGCGCGAGCGGCTCAAGAAGATGCTGTCCGAGGG CTCCGTGGGCGAGGTGCAGTGGGAGGCGGAATTCTTCGCGCTGCAGGACAGCAACAACAAGTTGGCGGGCGCCCTGCGAGAAGCCAACGCCGCCGCCGCCCAGTGGAGGCAGCAGCTGGAGGCCCAGCGTGCCGAGGCCGAGAGGCTGCGGCAGCGG GTGGCTGAGCTGGAGGCCCAGGCAGCGGTGGCGGAGCCACCCTCGGTCAGTGAGAAGGAAGGGCCAGGCCAGTCACTGGAGCAGCTGGAGGCTCTAGTGCAAACCAAGGACCAG GAGATCCAGACACTGAAGAGCCAAACTGGTGGAACCCGTGAGGCCCTGGATGCCACGGAGCGTGAGGAGGCACAGCAGAAAGTGCAG GACCTGGAGACTCGCAATGCTGAGCTAGAGCATCAGCTGCGGGCAACGGAGCGCAGCCTGGAGGAGGCCCGGGCCGAGCGGGAACGGGCACGGGCTGAGGTGGGCCGAGCTGCACAGCTGCTGGACGTCAGGCTGTTTGAGCTGAGCGAGCTGCGAGAGGGCCTCGCCCGCCTGGCAGAGGGCACACCCTGA
- the HOMER3 gene encoding homer protein homolog 3 isoform X2, whose translation MTFTKTSQKFGQWADSRANTVYGLGFASEQHLTQFAEKFQEVKEAARLAREKSQDGGELTSPALALAAHQVPPSPLVSANGPGDEKLFRSQSADVPGPAERERLKKMLSEGSVGEVQWEAEFFALQDSNNKLAGALREANAAAAQWRQQLEAQRAEAERLRQRVAELEAQAAVAEPPSVSEKEGPGQSLEQLEALVQTKDQEIQTLKSQTGGTREALDATEREEAQQKVQDLETRNAELEHQLRATERSLEEARAERERARAEVGRAAQLLDVRLFELSELREGLARLAEGTP comes from the exons ATGACCTTTACCAAAACCTCCCAGAAGTTTGGGCAGTGGGCAGACAGTCGTGCCAACACCGTCTATGGCCTTGGCTTTGCTTCTGAGCAGCATCTGACCCAG tttgCTGAGAAGTTCCAGGAAGTAAAGGAAGCAGCGAGGCTGGCGAGGGAGAAATCTCAGGATGGGGGGGAGCTCACCAGTCCAGCCCTGGCGCTCGCTGCCCACCAG GTGCCCCCAAGTCCCCTCGTCAGCGCCAATGGCCCCGGCGACGAGAAACTGTTCCGTAGCCAGAGCGCCGACGTCCCCGGCCCCGCCGAGCGCGAGCGGCTCAAGAAGATGCTGTCCGAGGG CTCCGTGGGCGAGGTGCAGTGGGAGGCGGAATTCTTCGCGCTGCAGGACAGCAACAACAAGTTGGCGGGCGCCCTGCGAGAAGCCAACGCCGCCGCCGCCCAGTGGAGGCAGCAGCTGGAGGCCCAGCGTGCCGAGGCCGAGAGGCTGCGGCAGCGG GTGGCTGAGCTGGAGGCCCAGGCAGCGGTGGCGGAGCCACCCTCGGTCAGTGAGAAGGAAGGGCCAGGCCAGTCACTGGAGCAGCTGGAGGCTCTAGTGCAAACCAAGGACCAG GAGATCCAGACACTGAAGAGCCAAACTGGTGGAACCCGTGAGGCCCTGGATGCCACGGAGCGTGAGGAGGCACAGCAGAAAGTGCAG GACCTGGAGACTCGCAATGCTGAGCTAGAGCATCAGCTGCGGGCAACGGAGCGCAGCCTGGAGGAGGCCCGGGCCGAGCGGGAACGGGCACGGGCTGAGGTGGGCCGAGCTGCACAGCTGCTGGACGTCAGGCTGTTTGAGCTGAGCGAGCTGCGAGAGGGCCTCGCCCGCCTGGCAGAGGGCACACCCTGA